A stretch of the Solanum dulcamara chromosome 6, daSolDulc1.2, whole genome shotgun sequence genome encodes the following:
- the LOC129892710 gene encoding ATP synthase subunit beta, chloroplastic-like translates to MEWITRVDVARQVVEILGKRLNKFDDKFKSLEELTHEENDNIRMELDVRNAMEYETKEAITSLEYRLMDALSTIETLKIEMAALKGDIEARRCCNKVKNDEMIYVPADDLTDLAPATTFAHLDATTTLSRGLAAKGIYPAVDPLDSTSTMLQPWIVGEEHYETAQRVKSLC, encoded by the exons ATGGAATGGATCACAAGGGTGGATGTTGCCCGGCAGGTTGTAGAGATATTGggcaagcgcttgaacaagTTCGACGACAAGTTCAAATCTCTAGAGGAATTGACCCATGAGGAGAATGACAACATCCGGATGGAGTTGGATGTGCGCAACGCTATGGAGTACGAGACGAAGGAGGCGATCACTTCCTTGGAGTATCGGCTCATGGATGCGCTAAGCACGATAGAGACCTTGAAGATCGAGATGGCAGCACTCAAGGGAGACATAGAAGCAAGAAGATGC tgtaacaaagtgaagaatgACGAGATGATTTATGTACCCGCAGATGATTTGACCGACCTTGCTCCTGCTACGACATTTGCACATTTAGATGCTACTACCACATTATCAAGAGGATTGGCTGCCAAAGGTATTTATCCAGCAGTGGATCCTTTAGATTCAACGTCAACCATGCTTCAACCTTGGATCGTTGGTGAGGAACATTACGAAACCGCCCAAAGAGTTAAGTCCCTATGTTAA
- the LOC129892711 gene encoding zinc finger BED domain-containing protein RICESLEEPER 1-like, with the protein MYLVLALASIMDPRYKVTYLDFCFLKYEGNDHSPLSFILEAIQRLLDDYVVHRSSIEYPMSDSDSDDSDTGEDLISDEFDTSEDLLEPMETLDDPSFRFDCLDEFSKFIQTTSHPPKSELDCYLEEPIVPWTKNFDVLNWWKTASPRYPILSKLARDLLSIQFALVTGYDAYYTNFRAPDRDMTSMKSDLANALLSTKSWFDKQRRNAVITNSSVL; encoded by the coding sequence ATGTATTTGGTGTTGGCTCTAGCTTCTATTATGGATCCACGCTACAAAGTGACGTACTTAGATTTCTGTTTCTTGAAGTATGAAGGTAATGATCATTCACCACTATCATTTATTTTGGAGGCCATCCAAAGGCTTCTCGATGACTATGTGGTGCACAGGTCCTCAATTGAGTATCCTATGAGCGATTCAGATTCTGACGATTCTGATACGGGTGAAGATCTCATTTCTGATGAATTTGATACGAGTGAAGATCTCCTTGAACCGATGGAAACTCTAGATGATCCTAGTTTTAGATTTGACTGTTTGGATGAGTTTAGCAAATTTATCCAAACAACTAGTCATCCACCAAAGTCAGAACTTGATTGCTATCTGGAAGAACCTATCGTGCCTTGGACCAAGAACTTTGATGTGTTGAATTGGTGGAAAACTGCTAGTCCCCGATATCCTATCCTGTCAAAGCTAGCTCGCGATCTTTTGTCAATACAATTCGCACTTGTTACAGGTTATGATGCTTATTACACTAATTTTCGTGCACCTGATAGAGATATGACATCCATGAAGTCAGATTTAGCGAATGCCTTGTTGTCTACTAAAAGCTGGTTTGATAAACAGCGTCGCAATGCGGTAATCACTAATTCTTCTGTTCTGTGA